The following DNA comes from Papaver somniferum cultivar HN1 chromosome 4, ASM357369v1, whole genome shotgun sequence.
aaatttcaattCACTTACCTATACAATAAGGTGAATAAAAAAGATTGGCGATACAGTTTATCTAACACAGTAACGTTATTGATAAACAGAGATGACATGTATTGGCACATGGTATCATGCATGATAGTCATGCTTTTCTTGAATCATGTTTATCTTGGCTAGTCAAGATGGTTGCTCATCTCATCCACCATCTGtacacaacactcccccttggatgctCTTCTTTCACTAATGATAATTGATAAATACGACCTAGGCAAGATAGGCACAGGCTACATGCATGATGCCATGAGGACATTTGTAGGCTTAGTTTGTCATATCCATGTTTTACGGCATATGTGGAGTCTCATCTATATTTACCATTGTTGCAGGTCGTTTTACATACGTAGTTAAGATTATATAAGCTAATGAGTACTGTATAATATACTCCAAGATTCTTATTTTCTGCTGTACATCTTTTTCAATATATACCATGTTCTGTAGCATATAAACAGTTATACAATGTCTATGCATGATAAACTGCAATACAATTACACAAAAGATTTCTAAATTCGTAGAAAAAAGTAGCAGAATCTTGATGATTTAGTTTCAGTGAGGTGTCCGACATGTACTTCGTTGGTGTTAAAAGCATGCCATCTTCAAGGAGGACTGAAACATGTCCTTCTATCAACTTCTCCATTTAACATGATGACATCACTTTTAAAACTTGTCTGCACTTTTTGCTGTACAAAACCTTTAAAAGCTGTGGCAGGGTAACACCTTTTGCATATGTTATGCTTGAGTAGTATGACTCCTACGTGTATCCTTCAATCTGACCACTAGGTTTACATTTTCAGGAACTGAATTCACAAAAGCAAGAAACTGTGCAATCTGAATACAAGGAAGAGAATAATGATCTATTAGGCTACTTGCGGTCGTTGGACCCTGATATGGTAAATTTGGATTTTATGATCTTAAATTTGCATGCATGATGGTACCGTTTAGTAAGATTAGTAACACATGCAAAGtttttcatagtttgtatgttaaTGCTTTTGGATAGGTGACTGAATTATCTCGACCATCATCATCGGAGGTGGAAGAAATTGTTCATCAACTTGTGCAGAACATAATGCAAAGATTTTACAAAGACGATCCTGCGTCTAGTTTCTTTGAAGATTCGGTCTTTGGAGAAATAGGAAGCTATCCAGGTAGTGATGTGGACCCTGACTCTGTAGGCACTTCCCGGGATTACCTAGCCAAGCTACTTTTCTGGTTAGTTTTCGttgtttattattatttcattagtCCAGTCACATATTACTGCTACACAAGTCCACCATATTTGATTAAATCACATACTACTGTTATGCTTGTCCAGAATATTCCGGTTGTATACAGATTAACTCTCAAgactttttcatggttttattGTCCAGCAAATATAGAGGCTAGGTTCATGTTATGTGCCAGCACTCATACAGGCGACGAAACAGCATATCGAGTTTGCACACAACTCTTTAGCTGGCTTTTATCACGACTTAACCTTCACATTTGCCTAAATGATATATCTCAACATAAATAACATTCTTTATGTTATAATCTGCATATACTGATACTCTTTGATACTGCGATAATCATAAACTTTGACCATGGAAATACAATAGTCTAACCTAGGATCCTCTCTTCTTATGGTTAAAGGTGCATGCTGTTGGGTCATCACTTAAGAAGCTTAGAGAACCGATTGCATTTAAGCTGCGTGGTTGGTTTGTTATGAGATAGCAAAAAGAGAGGGACGTCGAATGCAAAAGCAGCAAGAGTCgtgtatatatacatatatatatatatatatatatatatatatatatatatatatatatatatatatattgtctgAAGATCAGTGTTGgacaattttcttttaatttatttCTTTGAGACAGTTCATTGTTGTTGTAAGAAGGTNNNNNNNNNNTTGGTTTGTTATGAGATAGCAAAAAGAGAGGGACGTCGAATGCAAAAGCAGCAAGAGTCgtgtatatatacatatatatatatatatatatatatatatatatatatatatatatatatatatatatatatatatatatatattgtctgAAGATCAGTGTTGgacaattttcttttaatttatttCTTTGAGACAGTTCATTGTTGTTGTAAGAAGGTGAAGACATCTGAGTAATTCTAGAAAAGTGTAAGATATACTTGATAGTGGATACCTTAATCAAGGTCTAAGGTCTCATTCAATGTAGAAATTTCCAGTTCCCCATTGTCTTTGTTTATAAGTTTCACATATATAACAAGCGTGGAAACCTGATAACAAACACCGGTAGAATCTTGCTGATAAAAATTACCACATAAGAATCAATAGATGTGCCAGTAAGtgttcttttccttttttctgATCCGTAAAACGTGAAAAACCTTCACAACAGTGACGTGGATGAGGGTCACCTTTGCAAAGAGGTTGTGAaagctttttctttttctttttcttttttgctagGAGAGGTAATTCATCGAAAAACTGAAGAATACAATCAAGCATTGAGAAGCTTGGGAATACATGATACATCCGACCATTAACCCAAGATGTAGTACTTCTGCAGTATTCTGCTGAGATATCAGCCACAATGGTgaagtttttttctttaaaaattcaacCTTGGCATAAACCTTGTGCTTGTCAAGTGATTGCGTCCATTTTCCAGCTTCAAATAAAAGCAAAACTCTCTGCCTCTTCAGCGTTCGTCACTACTACTGGGACGATTATACACCCAATGTAGTTACCTGCTTGACCATAAGGCACAATTCTTGGAGAAAGATAGATGCCGTCCCACCAATCTCACCCAACTATTTACCAATGCTTCTATTTATCCAACGGTTCAATATATTGGCTGCATTCTGGGTCTGATGAATATATCTCTAGTGACGAATTGTTGATTGTTGAATTTAACAATGGGTGTGAAAAGTTTAGAGTAATCTCTGATCCTAATTTTATCATCAAAGATATCATTGCTCCTTTTACATTTGGTAATGCTTTAACGGTAGTCGATGGTCATTTAGTTGTGTTAGCTAAAAAGATATTCCATAGCAACAATCTCAATATATGGATAAAGAATCAGGACACTCCGATGAAGATGTTTATTTTCTACGACGACCAAGACACGAGAAAGGATGCTAGGGGTGTGTCTTGTGTCAGCAACATTTAGCATTCCTTCTTAATGCCACCATTTGGTTGGGAACCAGAAAGTAAAGATTGCAGTATGACCTGTTCATCGTAAGATCCTCTTCTACTGTTACAATTGGAAGCAGAAGTGCTTTATCCTGTTAATTAGCTACTTGTACTTCTTGCCTTCTTGGTGGGTGTTTTGTGGTCCATTGTTTATTGAATAATCAGTATGATTTGTTTTACTAATCTCTATCATTCCCTCGAGTCCCTCCTGTTAAAAAGACAAGTTGCACGTCGGCAAACAACAGGTTGTGTGGTTTCCGTTGCATTAGCAATTGAATAATAAGGAACCAAATAGGTTGAAGCAATGTATATATTTCAATTCAAAGCAACATCTGAAGCAATTAGGTTGTTAGTGCCAAGCAATACAAAAGCTTGGGCATTTTAATTCGTGATCATGCAGGACCCTTTGGGGTCGGAAAGGGAACATTAATAGCGCGGATACACATCCAGAAGTAGCTTTTTAACTTCTAGGCAATAAGTCAATTTCAAATCGACTTCTAGAAGCAAAAAAGTCTGACTTTTAGTGAAGCAGACTAAGCAGAATTGTATCGAACGCGCTATAAAAGAACCTGAAATGCTATCAGGCTGAAAGCCTGGGCTCCATGAGAGCCTGCCTaaacaaaagagagaaaaaaatgcgAGCAGGTGCCCCTGTTGGCAACCTTGAAAGTTAAAACAAGAAGATAAAAAGCATAAGGATATCATTAACGTTATCTACCGATGAAGACTGAATATGCTAAAACACCTCTGATAATAAGTGGCTTTACTATCGGTCACAATTCAACCAAATGTTAGGAAATCAATTTTGGCCGCTTATGCTTTCAGTAGAATGCAACTTGCTCAGAAAGCCTAGAGTGAAATTGGTTTTCATTTTTCTGATGGATCAATCAAAAAGGTTAACAATATGTATTTATACACTATTAATAGTAACAGTACTCGAGTTGCAAAAATGTGAATGTGAAAGGTAAATCTCAAAATGCAACTCGAAGCTCAGGCATATGGATGGTGTCTGTGTCGATCCTTATCCCTGGATGAATATGAGGAGCTGTGGTAGTCCCCGCGGTCTGTAACAGAAAAGCACTTTCATCAGAAAATAAAAGAAGCTCACATAAAACAGCAATTACACGTTCTTAATAGCAAACAAGGGTCTGTTATTTAGAGAAGATCCTGATTCACGCCCACGAAACATAACAACGTTGGGTAACAGATTGGCATTATGAAGAAAGATAACCATGCTTAAATTATTAACAGCAAGGAAACAGCTGGAATATAATTGATCAAGAAAAAAACATCTCGAATATAATCAATCAAGAGGCTACAGAAACATACTACGAGACGAGTGATGTCTTGATTTCTCAGTGTAGCCTCCTGCATGACAATGAAAAGCACTTTCAAAGCTTGCAACTAGAGCCAGTGGTATGAATTTAAACGTTCTTTATCATATCTGAGATTTTCATACGCTAATAAAAGAGAGGTGCAAACCTGAGTCTTTACCCCTATCCTTGGACCGGCGACTTCTTTCCTTTAGTTTATCTCTGCTTTCTCTCTCTCCCTTCTCTCGCTCCCGTTCTCTATCGAAATCCCTCCCTCTGTCACTGTCGCGAGGCTTGATCCTCTCCCTTTCCCTCTCCCTGCTCCTCTCTCCACTACCTTCTATTCTCTGCTCCACCTTGGGCTTCAGTGAAGTTTTACCTTCGTGGGGAGCACTATTAACGTCATCAtcacccttctccttcattttgtcaAGGGATACCTTCACCAATAAATCCTTTGATCCGCCAGACTCCATATTAGAAGCTAGAGCTGATTCCCCCTTGACGGTAGATCCTGCTGCGGGACCATTTGCCGAACCTTCCTACGCAAATGGAGCTGATGGTCAAACTTCATCGATCCTATGATGTTCCATTGCCCTAAAAGGGATCATAATAGAACAAGCGCGGAATTTAAAATTATGTGCAATGGGGTTCAAGGAATAAGTCTTAAACAGGGAGAGGCCTTACAAAATTCAAAGTGCAGCTTAAGCTCTGAAGCAAGGAATATGCATCTTCCCTAGACATTAGTCTGAAGTATATGTAGGGATCATAATGTAAAACACGGTGAATGTGAAATTTACTATAATGTGCATTGCGGTGAGTGTCAAACAGGAAGAAGCCTTGCAAATTCTAAGTGCATCTTAAGCTCTGAAGCAAGAAACATGACCACTAAAAGAACAACTCACCTTTGGAATTTGTTGAGCTTGAGTATCCCATGACTTATTTGATGGTGTTGAAGAGTCTCCTGTTTTACACACCGGTATATTACTGTGCTTTGGGCCTGCTGTATAAATGTGCGAGGACTCTACAAACTTCATCAATCCCCGACTTTTCAGCATCAAATGCTTTCCACCATGGAGGGTTCTCGGGGAGAGGAAACTGGAATCTACGAGCAGCAGCATACACAACCCCACACGCGACAACTTCACTTTTAAATCTGACACATAATGTTGTACGTAAACTGTTGCAAAAAATATATACCAATGTCATATGTTGCACAGAAGCAATAATTTTTTAATGAGAACATGATCAGCGACGAAGGTAAAAGAAGAAGTATTAGAAAAGATCATATGCCTAATAACAATAAGAGTTTAGCATAAAAAGCTTGGTATGACAGACATGCAATAATAAGGGAGTCATAACTTATTAATGTTAAACCGTGCAAAAGATTTCTTACAGTAGAACCGATGAAAAAGGACCTGTCCCGTAGCCATTACCACTTGAGGTCTGTGTATCGAATAAGGCTAAACAAATAAAACTTACAAATCAAAATCactacaaacaaacaaaaacattCTAACTTAAAGGAAATCGTGATAACAGGTATAAAGGATACAATTTAAGTAATATTCCACCCTCTTGGATGAGATCACAACCATAGATTCTAAGAGTATTTTCCGTCGATTCATTAACCCCGTCTTTTCTTGAGGGAGAATTCTTCAATTGCTCGTCCGTCAGATAAAACGTATCAATCGCCGTGAAAATCATTATGAAGATTATACCTCAGCTAATTAACCACTTCGAGTACAATTCAATATTACGATTGCAAAATCACCAAGCTCTGCCGCATCGAAATTCGAACTGAAACACCAAAAATTATAAGATTAGAAATTCCATCTAGGGTTTGCGATAAAATCTAGAGTTTGGGAATTACAGTGACTGAATCAAGGAAGTGAGAGAAAAGGGAAAagctaacaggagaaaacccacCTGAGATTAAGAAAACTCCTGGGAAGATCGCCGGAGAGATTTGGGAAAAGAATTTGGAACGAGGGGGGAAGGAACAGGTGAGAGAACCTACTCGAGTCGAGTCTCTTTTGAAGTTTATGGAAGTTGTGATTAAATGTCACGAGACACTGGAGAATTTTAAGGGCACCCATTTTCAGCAACTTGCGTGGGGCTGCAGTGGAGTCTAGGGTTGAGCATTTGCGATCGAACCCCGCGGTTTCAAACCGGCCCATTCGTTTTTTTGGGGCAGGTGTCGAGTCCGTacactaagagcgtccacagtggtacgatcaaaaccaaagatcaaagaccaaaacaagcgatcaaatttgagtttagtctgtagtgtcacgttaaggcagtggagtatatttagtcgggcggatgtataatccacgcttgcatgtggagcgttggtataatctTCGTTTGGGCCGGGCGGAGATATAATTAACGCTGCttgtggggcgttgataaagaatacgcttgttgtggggcgtacatatatttcacgctaggagaaggggcgtttgtataatctacgcctggtgtggcgaacgtataatcaacgcctgaatgaagcgtttgtataatcaacgcctgacgtggggcggacgtataatcaacgcctgaatgaagcgtacgtataatcaacgcctgacatggggcggacgtataatcaacgcctgtatcaggcgtacgtataatcaacgcctgacgtggggcggacgtataatcaacgcctgtatcaggcgtacgtataatcaacgcctgtatcaggcgaacgtataatcaacgcctgttttgaggcgtaagtataatcaacgcctgtttgaggcgaacgtataatcaacgcctgacgtggggcgtacgtataatcaacgcctcctcttctctcaggcgtacgtataatcaacgcttggtttgcaggcgtacgtatagtgttggactTCCATTAACACACGTATCTAGCACGACATTAAATCCCGGCcaatctctaaccaccacgtatagcccacgtgttcactttccctttaccctaatcttctccgtcttcttcttttcttttctacctcctctttgtttctaccgcccacaaacacaacacagcttcttaacaaaaacatcacagtgaagagcagtaaaagaaaagaaaaaactaagatacttgatgaacccgggttaaaaaagaggtatgtttttttttcttaatctcttttgttttatccatattgtttgtataatttatttagggttttatttgttaaaattagtttatctaaagtttggttttaacgaacaaataagaatatgaaattggttaaatttaattgggtatgtgtgttttatgtttttatagagattaatatgtatgtgaaaaaaaccatatttgatgattatgtaaatttggttgaatttttttttaaaatagttagagcttaaaaaaatttgagattaatatttgtgggtatgtgtgttttatgtttttatagagattaatatgtatgtgaaaaaattgggtatgtgtgttttatgtttttatagagattaatatttattagagcttccacagtggttgtaaaaatttatttgtgggtattgtaaaaatttgatttgtgggtattgtaaatttttatttgatttataatctattcactaaaatttattagagcttccacagtggtattgtaaaaatttgatttattatttttgggtattgtaaaaatccgtggttatgtagattatgtgggaaatagttctcacccttcaactgtttcaatcaacctatttcaattgagagcttccttttattgtttttcttcatgttgtctgttggtaattaattttagtgaatatggttatcaataattgtagttatgtaaattattggattaattttaaattattgtaaattattgtagttatgtaaattattggattaattattggttttctgcatgttgtatgtgaatatggttaccaataattgaatttgtattgttttttattgaattttgaggtgattaattttagttatgtaaattgtagttatgtaaattttgggagttacatatgtagaagagctaattgcgtgagtatggaattgattttttagtgatttttatggaatcttgaagtgattttggaaatgcatcggtgacgatttaatttgtgtttctggaattatagaatttggaattgatatggtttgtgttaaggatttatagtatttggaatataaatggtgatggactaataaaaatattcgttaatgagggttggtcttttaataatgtaactgcatctatattgtgtgtgcacagatgttgaacaaattcacagcgcgtttcaatggtcgcgtgaagacgaacaagaaacaaaaatctgtagccgaagaggattataacttaatcgctactggtacaattaaggaggttgatattccccggttatggaggtttcctatactgcaagatgataaaccgcacgctactacggacatcacatttacaggggagcacaaattgaagtatcaacatcgtggatctttggcatcggtaattcatcactatcaaactatttcacaacactgtcctagagctaaatatattattgaaaaagcgggatggcaaaatttattggacatacaatgtagcgaaaccaaccattcaatggttgattatattgctgagcggttttgggatacaacaaacacttttcacttcccatttggtgagatgggattcacccccctagattggctcatgttgactggactgagtatcggtgatgggcctgatgttccttatgattcggggaagtaccaatttgaacatgttcgtgagcatatctttccggatatccaagatgtcacgctctgtccaaaagcaccgtcgtgggtttcaaattcaattacaattaaatatttaaggtcatatttcatcgaagacaagttggttgcggctgaaaatgatagcaccctggctcatagagtagcaattgcctttttcatgtatgttttgggacattttttcttttctaatgcaaagacttatattgatgctggatggttagctgcttttgaaaatcttgatgtagtatccacgtatgactggggtggtgctgcgttttcgaaattgtatgcggcactccgtttatctgggaggagacagaaggcactatgtggtccattccaagtattagaggtattctttcaatctagttatttttcctctcattgtttatttttttgctaagttattaaattggctaattattttgatggagtagttttgggggtatgaatacctgggcatatgtcgaccggaaatcccagaggcgagtacagaacaaaaatggcccgtatcttctaaatggaatgtaccgaagaatacaaatgatattttccgttgtagggatttactaagtaagcttactgctgaacaagtgacatggcgcccatgggaatcatacaaagaagttcttgcatctgatatgggatgcacggctacgcggctatcagactcgagatatatattttcttacatgggcattgtgagttaatttgtaaattttattatataacatacttttttcctatataacatacttactaaattcttattccctttctaactgtacagcacaacatgtatcttggtgaaaggtgttggcggcaaaaccattgtactttcgctgttcctataagactacacacagttataggggatattgacaatattcaagccgaacgcctaaaaaaagaaggtttggtcgatgcaacagagatagtgcaagttgttaaagattatgatatatatttacaatactggacaatggtaaccaactccaaagattacgtgactcatcctatttgggaagcccaaacatatgggtatgtcggtgacttgtatacggtcccaattgaacaacctgttgaacatgtacatatccctcctccacatctattatcccacgtaagtgtactttcgactttttatcgtacgttcgatttttgttggtatatttgtacttatatattttattttttcttcacagcatgaagcttacacattatttcaagaaaatgctgattttaatcaacaatttcgcgaatttacattaaaacaaacgaaggagaggatggacgttatcatgtcgaaagaagcagaaatacaaaggctaaataatgcgaacgttgatttgcagcaacaactatctcttttccgtatgccgcacactgtccaacctcagcttggatacggttccttttcccaaaccctgccatcacaagtttggagtggtatgaatcagggatcagcttcaacaatgtcctca
Coding sequences within:
- the LOC113276346 gene encoding cyclin-L1-1-like isoform X1, with translation MIFTAIDTFYLTDEQLKNSPSRKDGVNESTENTLRIYGCDLIQEGGILLKLPQVVMATGQVLFHRFYFYVQHYVSDLKVKLSRVGLCMLLLVDSSFLSPRTLHGGKHLMLKSRGLMKFVESSHIYTAGPKHSNIPVCKTGDSSTPSNKSWDTQAQQIPKEGSANGPAAGSTVKGESALASNMESGGSKDLLVKVSLDKMKEKGDDDVNSAPHEGKTSLKPKVEQRIEGSGERSRERERERIKPRDSDRGRDFDREREREKGERESRDKLKERSRRSKDRGKDSGGYTEKSRHHSSRNRGDYHSSSYSSRDKDRHRHHPYA
- the LOC113276346 gene encoding cyclin-L1-1-like isoform X3 is translated as MIFTAIDTFYLTDEQLKNSPSRKDGVNESTENTLRIYGCDLIQEGGILLKLPQVVMATGQVLFHRFYFYVQHYVSDLKVKLSRVGLCMLLLVDSSFLSPRTLHGGKHLMLKSRGLMKFVESSHIYTAGPKHSNIPVCKTGDSSTPSNKSWDTQAQQIPKEGSANGPAAGSTVKGESALASNMESGGSKDLLVKVSLDKMKEKGDDDVNSAPHEGKTSLKPKVEQRIEGSGERSRERERERIKPRDSDRGRDFDREREREKGERESRDKLKERSRRSKDRGKDSDRGDYHSSSYSSRDKDRHRHHPYA
- the LOC113276346 gene encoding cyclin-L1-1-like isoform X2, whose protein sequence is MIFTAIDTFYLTDEQLKNSPSRKDGVNESTENTLRIYGCDLIQEGGILLKLPQVVMATGQVLFHRFYFYVQHYVSDLKVKLSRVGLCMLLLVDSSFLSPRTLHGGKHLMLKSRGLMKFVESSHIYTAGPKHSNIPVCKTGDSSTPSNKSWDTQAQQIPKEGSANGPAAGSTVKGESALASNMESGGSKDLLVKVSLDKMKEKGDDDVNSAPHEGKTSLKPKVEQRIEGSGERSRERERERIKPRDSDRGRDFDREREREKGERESRDKLKERSRRSKDRGGYTEKSRHHSSRNRGDYHSSSYSSRDKDRHRHHPYA